The following are from one region of the Ananas comosus cultivar F153 linkage group 20, ASM154086v1, whole genome shotgun sequence genome:
- the LOC109725888 gene encoding U4/U6.U5 small nuclear ribonucleoprotein 27 kDa protein — translation MADRRREKQKHRDRDRERERDRDRERERDRDRDRDRERNRDRDRDRERERDRKRSRSPSRSPSGSGSRSRSRSADRSSRRHGHNHHQHHHQNRRRSPSPESHRRKRRREGSNDLPPAASAELADGVPKNHKKQGGGSGGPADGEAAAVPTDANTEELEMMKQFGIPLGFDSTKGKPVPGADVSGVRVVTKRQPRQYMNRRGGFNRPLPPERNR, via the coding sequence ATGGCGGATAGGCGGCGCGAAAAACAGAAGCATCGTGACCGAGATCGAGAGCGGGAGCGGGACCGAGATCGAGAGCGGGAGCGCGACCGAGACCGAGATCGAGACCGGGAACGCAACAGGGACCGCGACCGAGATCGAGAGCGCGAGAGAGACCGGAAGCGGTCCCGCTCCCCGTCCCGCTCCCCCTCCGGCTCGggctcccgctcccgctcccgctccgccgACCGCTCTAGCCGCCGCCACGGTCATAACCACCACCAACACCACCACCAAAATCGCCGGCGCTCCCCCTCCCCCGAGTCCCACCGCCGCAAGCGCCGCCGCGAGGGCAGCAATGACCTCCCCCCCGCTGCCTCGGCCGAGCTTGCAGACGGCGTTCCCAAGAACCATAAGAAGCAAGGAGGTGGCAGCGGCGGCCCGGCGGACGGCGAGGCTGCAGCTGTCCCAACGGACGCCAACACAGAGGAACTGGAGATGATGAAGCAGTTTGGGATTCCGTTAGGGTTCGATTCCACCAAGGGGAAGCCCGTGCCAGGGGCCGATGTTAGCGGCGTGAGGGTGGTGACAAAGCGGCAGCCGAGACAATATATGAATCGCAGAGGAGGCTTTAATCGGCCCCTTCCTCCGGAACGCAACCGTTAG